The Pseudomonas sp. FP198 genomic interval CCGGCTTCGCTGACCTGGTACTGGTTGCGTTCCAGCAGGCGGCGCAAGGCGGAGCGGATAATTGTTTCGTCTTCGACGATCAAAATGTGCGGCATTGATTCGATTCTCTCGACGGTCTCAGTTCACAGCGGACGTCGCTTCGACATGACGCGGCAAGGTCACCCGGATACGGGTGCCGCGTTGGCTCTGAACATCGGCCGGGCTGTCGATGGTGATTTGTCCATAATGCTCTTCAACGATGGAATAGACCAGTGCGAGGCCCAGACCGGTGCCTTCGCCAGGATCCTTGGTGGTAAAGAAAGGTTCGAACAATCGATCCATGATGTTCTGTGGGATTCCGCTGCCTTCGTCTTCGACGATCAGGTCAACCGTGTGTTCAAAGGCTTCGCTCTTGACCCGTACCGCGCTCCCGGCCGGCGAGGCGTCGCGTGCGTTGGAAAGCAGGTTGATCAGCACCTGGGCGAGCCGCTGAGGATCGCCATCGACCCAATGATCGGGGTCGCACAGGTTGAAGAACTGCACTTCGAAATTGCGCCGGTTGAGTGCCAGCAAGCCAATGGCGTCCTGGGCGACTTCGGCCAGGCATACCGGTTCGTCGTTGTGCTGGTGGCCGCCGGCGTGGGCGAAACTCATCAGGGATTGGACAATGCGCGACACGCGCTTGGTCTGTTCGAGAATCTGCCCGCTGATTTCCGTCAGTTCGCCGTCGTCCTCGCGTTCTTCGCGCAGGTTCTGCGCCAGGCAGGCGATGCCGGTGATCGGGTTGCCGATTTCGTGGGCCACGCCGGCGGCCAGTCGACCGATGCTGGCCAGGCGCTCGGAGTGGACCAGTTTGTCTTCGAGCATCTGGGTGTCGGTCAGGTCTTCCACCAGCAGCACCAGGCCGCTGTTGCCCGGCGCCAAAGGCTCGTCGATCGCCGCCTTGTGCAGGTTCAGCCAACGGGTCTGGCCGTCGAGGGCCAAGTGCTGTTTGTGCAGGTGTTCGTCCGGCAGGTCGATGAAGCCTTGCAGCAAGCCTTTCCACGGCTCGCCCAGGGTGCTCAGGCGCGAGCCGACCACGCGCTGGGCGGCGATGCCGGTCAGCTCTTCCATGGCCTTGTTCCACATGAGGATTTCTTGGTCCTTGGCCAGCGAGCAGACGCCCATCGGCAGTTCCTGCAAGGTCTGGCGGTGGTAGCGGCGCAAGGCATCCAGCTCGGCGGCGAGGCCAGTGAGGCGCGAATGGTAGTCCTCGAGGCGGCTTTCGATGAAGTGGATGTCTTCGGTCACGTAGTTTTCGCCGCCCGCCTTATAAGGCAGGAAGGTTTCGACCATGTCCTGGGCCACGCTGGGGCCCATCAGGCCGGACAGGTTGGCTTCGATCCGGTCGCGTAAGCGACGCAACGCGTACGGGCGGCGCTCATCGAACGGCAGGTAAAGATCGCGCAGGGCCTGTTCGACTTCCTTCTGTGCGGCCTTGGCGCCCAGCGGCTTGGCCAGTTGCGTGGCGAATTCCTGGGGCGAGGCGGCGTGCAGTTCGCGGCGTTGCGGGCGACGCACGTTATCCACGGCGCAGGCTTCGGCGGCGCTGGCTTCTTCACTGCTGGCGTTGGTGAACAGCGAAATCAGGGTGAACATCAGCACGTTCGCCGCCAGCGAGGCGATGGCTGCCATGTGCCAGCTGGTGTCGTCGAGCACGTAGATCATGTTCAGCAGCGGGATATAGAACCCCTGCAGGTTGCCCAGCAGCGGCAACAGCATCGCGACCAGCCAGACCAGGATTCCCGCCAGCAGGCCGGCGATAAAGCCGCGGCGATTGGCGGTTGGCCAATACAGGACCGACAGCACGCCGGGCAGGAACTGCAGGGTGGCGACGAACGCGACGATGCCCAGGTTGGCCAGGTCCTGCCCGTCGCCCAGCATCAGGTAGAAACCATAACCGGCCATGATGATCGCAACGATCAACGCGCGACGGGTCCATTTCAACCAACGGTAGATATTTCCTTCCGCCGGCGGCTGGTAGAGCGGCAGCACCAGATGATTGAGGGCCATGCCCGACAACGCCAAAGTGGTGACGATGATCAGGCCGCTGGCCGCCGACAGCCCGCCGATATAGGCCAGCAATGCCAGGGCCTTGCTGTTGGCGGCGATGCCGATACCGAGGGTGAAGTATTCCGGATTGGTGCTGGCGCCGAGTTTCAGACCTGCCCACAGAATCAGCGGCACCGCCAGGCTCATCAACAGCAGGAACAGCGGCAGGCCCCAGCTTGCGCTGACCAGTGAGCGCGGGTTGAGGTTTTCGGTGAAGGTCATGTGGTACATGTGCGGCATCACGATTGCCGAGGCGAAGAACACCAGCAACAACGTGCGCCACGGGCCTTCCTGCAAGGGCGTATGCAGGGCGGCGAGGGCGGTCTGGTTCTGCAACAGCCAAAGCTCGAGCTGTTGCGGGCCATCGAACACGCCGTACAGCGCGTAGAGACCGACGCCGCCGATGGCAATCAGCTTGATCACCGATTCAAAGGCAATGGCGAACACCAGCCCTTCGTGTTTTTCCCGGGTGGCGATGTGCCGGGAGCCGAAAAAAATCGTGAACAGAATGATCAGCGCGCAGAAGCTCAGCGCTACTCGATGCTGCACCGGTTCGCGGGTCAGGATGCTGATGGAATCGGCCACGGCCTGGATTTGCAGGGCCAGCAGCGGTAACACGCCGACCAGCATGAAGATCGTGGTCAGCGCGCCGGCCCAGGTGCTGCGAAAGCGGAAGGCGAACAGGTCGGCCAGCGATGACAGTTGGTAGGTACGGGTGATCTTCAGGATTGGATAAAGCAACACCGGCGCCAGCAGGAAGGCCCCGGACACTCCAAGGTAGCTGGAAAGGAAACCATAGCCATACTGATAGGCCAGCCCGACCGTGCCATAAAACGCCCATGCGCTGGCGTAGACCCCCAGCGACAGGGTGTAGGTCAGCGGGTGACGGATGATCGCCCGGGGGATCATGCCTCGTTCGCTGATCCAGGCCACGCCGAACAGCACCGCCAGGTAGGCGGCGCTGATCAGGATCATCTGGGTCAGGCTAAAGCTCATCGGCATCTTTTTGGCTCTGCAGGATGAAGGTCACGACGATCAGGATCAGCCAGAGCAGATACGGCCGATACCAGGCACCCGTGGCATCGATCCACCAATCCATGATGGCCGGGGAGAACAGGTAGATCCCGACTACCAAAAGCAGGACCAAGCGATAGATGTACATCCCGGCCTCTCTTTGTTTAGGCGCGTGCCCGAAAACGTGCGGCGATGGTAACGGATAGGCGGCAGGCTGCAAGGGCCGTCATGGTATTTGCGCTTCGGGCAGGGTGAGGACGCGCGGGATCTTGCTCGCAGCCCAGTGCCGAATGCCCCAGGCCAGCACCTCGCGGGGGCTGGCATCGCAGAGTTCCGGGCCCGGTTGCTGGCCCAGTGCGCGCAATGCCCGTAACAGCAGCGGCGTAGCCTGGTCCGCTGTCAGCGGCGGTGAACGATAGGATTTGCCGAGCTTGTGCCCGTCGGGCTGGGTGATCAGCGGCACATGCAGGTAACGCGGTTGCGGCAGCCCGAGGAGTTCCTGCAGGTAGAGCTGGCGTGGCGTGGAGTCCAGCAGGTCAGCGCCGCGGACGATATCGGTGACGCCTTGCCAGGCGTCGTCCAGCACCACCGCCAGTTGATAGGCGTAGAGCCCGTCACGACGACGGATCACGAAATCACCGGCCTCACGGCCCAGATGCTGGCGAAATTCGCCTTGGACCCGGTCGGTGAAGTGATATTCAAGCTCGGGGACGCGTAGGCGGATGGCGGCGTCCTCGGTGTCGTGGCCGGCGTTGCGGCATAGCCCCGGGTAAATACCCTGATACGGTTCCAGTTGCTTGCGCGAACAGGTGCAGGCGTAGGCCAGGCCTTGGCTGAACAAGCGATCGATGACCCGTTGATAGGCTTCATGGCGGTCGCTCTGGCGGACCATTTCGCCGTCCCATTCAAAACCATAGGATTGCAGCGCAGTCAGGATCGCCGCTTGCGCGCCGGGCTCTTCCCGCGGTGGGTCGAGGTCTTCCATGCGCAACAACCAGCGCCCGCCCGCAGCCCGGGCATCAAGGTACGACGCCAGGGCGGCGACCAGCGAGCCGAAGTGCAGATGGCCGCTGGGGGTGGGGGCGAAGCGTCCGATGTAAGTGGTCATAGGGCGAATGTTACTGGGGGCCGGTCAGGAGGAATATAGGTCTTGATGACGAAACATAATTCCCTGTGGGAGCGAGCTTGCTCGCGATAGCGGTGGGTCAGCTTGCCTCAATATTGAATGTGCCGCCGTCATCGCGAGCAAGCTCGCTCCCACAAGGGGTTGGGTGTGCGGGAGGTGCGCAAACAAAAAACGGAGCGTATGAACGCTCCGTTTCTGTGACAGCCCCGGCGATTACTTGCCGACCTGTTTTTCCTTGATTTCCGCCAGGGTCTTGCAGTCGACGCACATGTCTGCGGTTGGACGTGCTTCCAGTCGCTTGACGCCGATCTCGACGCCGCAGGACTCGCACCAGCCGTATTCTTCGTCTTCGATCAGTTGCAGCGTCTTGTCGATTTTCTTGATCAGCTTGCGTTCCCGGTCACGGGCGCGCAGTTCGAGGGCGAACTCTTCTTCCTGGCTGGCACGGTCGGCCGGGTCGGGGAAGTTGGCAGCGTCGTCCTTCATATGGTCCACGGTGCGGTCGACTTCCAGCATCAAGTCCTGTTTCCACTTGTTCAGGATCTTGGTGAAGTGAGCCCGCATGGGGGCGCCCATGTACTCTTCGCCCTCTTTGGGGATATACGGCTCAAACCCGCTGAGCGACTGATTTTGATTCTGCTTTGCTTGGGTGGGCATGAATGGACCGCCTCTACTCTTGTAATCCACTACGCAGGATTGCTCCATCACCGACACCTGCCGGCCCTGCGGCTGCAAGCGGGCGAACTTACCAGATCAAATCGGGCCGCGCTACTCCCGGTTGTCGAGCCTGCGGCGGCCGGGGCCTGTAAAACGTGGCCGGGTTCGCTTCGGTGGGGGTGTAATCCTGCTCAATGCTTGATTCTAGTCAAGCCTGGGCCAATCGCCGGAGCCATTTCCAGCGATCTACGCTAGGACCATCGGGTATTCGCGCTCGTTCCCGCACCGCTGCCCGAGTTGGGTAGAATCGGTTCTTTTTTCGTGAAGGATGGCCCCAATGGCCCAGCCCTACAGCGCACGCAGCCGTGCCATCGAACCCTTCCATGTCATGGCGCTGCTGGCACGCGCCAACGAATTGCAGGCTGCCGGGCACGACGTCATCCATCTGGAGATCGGCGAGCCGGACTTCACCACCGCCGAGCCGATCATCCAGGCCGGTCAGGCCGCCCTGGCGGCTGGCAAGACCCGTTACACCGCAGCCCGCGGCATTCCCGAGCTGCGCGAGGCCATCGCCGGCTTTTATGCGCAGCGCCACGGCGTTGACATCGATCCGCGGCGGATCCTGGTCACGCCGGGTGGGTCGGGTGCCTTGTTGCTGACCAGTGCCCTGCTCGTCGACCCGGGCAAGCATTGGTTGCTGGCCGATCCTGGCTACCCTTGCAACCGCCATTTCCTGCGTCTGATCGAAGGTGCGGCGCAATTGGTGCCAGTAGGGCCGGACGTGCGTTACCAACTGACCCCGGACCTGGTGGATCGCCATTGGGATCACGATAGCGTGGGGGCATTGGTGGCATCGCCAGCCAACCCGACCGGGACGATTCTCTCTCGGGACGAGTTGGCGGGGTTGTCCGGGGCAATCAAGGGCCACAATGGCCACCTGGTCGTCGATGAGATCTATCACGGCCTGACTTATGGCACCGACGCCGCAAGTGTGCTGGAAGTCGACGACGATGCTTTTGTTCTCAACAGTTTTTCCAAGTATTTCGGCATGACCGGTTGGCGGCTCGGTTGGCTGGTGGCCCCTTCGGCGGCGGTCAGTGAGCTGGAGAAACTTGCGCAGAATCTTTACATCAGTGCGCCGAGCATGGCCCAGTACGCGGCCCTGGCCTGTTTCGAACCCGCGACCATCGAGATTTTCGAGCAGCGTCGTGCCGAGTTCGCGCGGCGTCGCGACTTCCTGCTGCCGGCGTTGCGTGAGTTGGGATTCGGCATCGCGGTGGAGCCCGAAGGTGCGTTCTATCTTTACGCCGATATCAACGCGTTCGGCGGCGATGCCTTTGCGTTCTGCCAGCATTTCCTGGAAACCGAACACGTGGCGTTCACGCCGGGGCTGGATTTCGGTCGGCACCAGGCCGGTCATCATGTGCGTTTCGCCTACACCCAAAGCCTTCCTCGGCTACAGGAAGCGGTGACGCGAATCGAACGTGGACTGCGGAGCTGGCAAGGCTGATGCGTTTTTCTCCTGCACTGGAAGAAGGTCGACTGATTCGACGTTACAAGCGTTTTCTCGCCGATATCGAGACCGTTCATGGCGAACTGCTCACCATCCACTGCCCGAACACCGGTTCGATGCTCAATTGCATGGCCGAGGGCGCGCGTGTCTGGTTCAGCCGCTCCAGCGACCCCAAGCGCAAGCTGCCGGGGACCTGGGAAATAGGCGAAACCCCTCAGGGCCGGTTGGCCTGCATCAATACCGCACGAGCCAACCCCCTGATCGAAGAGGCGCTGCGCGCGGGTGTCATCAAGGAACTGAACGGATTTATCGGGCTGAAGCGCGAAGTCGCCTACGGCGTGGAGAACAGCCGTATCGATTTTCGACTCGACTATGCCGACCAGACCTCGGCCTGGGTCGAGGTCAAAAGTGTCACGCTGGGTTTCGATGCAACAAATGTGGCGGCATTTCCCGATGCTGTGACGCTGCGAGGCGCCAAACATCTGCGGGAACTGGCTTGTCTGGCCCGCGACGGCGTACGCGCGGTGCAGCTGTATTGCGTAAACCTGAGTGGCATCGACGCGGTGCGCCCGGCGCAGGAAATCGACCCGGTCTACGCGGCGGCGTTGCGTGAGGCGGTGGCCGCCGGGGTAGAGGTGTTGGCCTACGGGGTCACCCTGACGCCGGAGCAGATATGGGTGGACCGCCCGCTGCCGGTATTGCTTGAACCGCTACAGGTCGACCCAGATGCCCTGGTCGTCCTCCCGGCTGTCTAGCGCGGCCAGGAACTGCCCGGCGCAAGGGCCGGCGACGCATTCACCGCTTTCGATCAGGAATAATGCGCCATGGGTTGCGCACTGGATCAGGCTGGCGCTGGGGTCGAGGAACTGGTCGGGTTGCCATTCCAGCGGCACGCCGCGATGCGGGCAGCGGTTGAGATAGACGTAGGCCTGGCCTGCACGCCGCACGGCCAGGACCTTGCGCCCTTCGATGTCGAAGCCGCGACTGTTGTTGTCCGGTAACTCAGCGGCGGCGCAAAGGTATTTCATGTGGGGCTCGACATGTCTGTGAATCCTCCTGTGGGATTAATGTGGCATAGGTTCCGCGCTTGACGGTCAAATGAAAACAATTATCAAATGGCGCCTCCTTCACAGGTAACCGAGGATACGTCGCCAGGCTCGGCCCTGTGAAAAATTTCTCTGAGGAAGCTGTCCGATGCGCTTGAATTTCCACGTTGCTGCGCTCTGTGTCGTCCTTTTGGCCAGCCAGGGAGCGCTGGCGGCCGATCTGCCGCAACGGTGGGTGAGCGCTGGGGGTGCCTTGTCGGAGTGGGTCAGTGCGCTCGGCGGTGAGTCGAAGCTGGTGGGCGTGGACACCACCAGCCAGCATCCCGAGTCGTTGCGAGCGCTGCCCAGTGTCGGTTATCAGCGACAGCTGTCGGCGGAGGGCGTGCTGAGCTTGCGGCCGCAAATTCTGGTGGGCACCGAAGAAATGGGACCGCCGCCGGTGCTCGCGCAAATTCGTGCGGCCGGGGTGCCGGTCGAGTTGTTCTCGGCAGCGCCGAGCCTGGAGGCGCTTCAGACCAATCTTCGCCACCTGGGGCAGCTCTTGGGGGCCGAGACCAAGGCTGCGCAGTTGTTCGATGACTATCAACAACGGCTTTCCCAGCACGCCGTCCGCGTAAACGCAGCCCGGCTCAAGCAGAAGGCGCCTGGTGTATTGCTGCTGGTGGGCAATGCTGGCGGCAAATCGCTGATCGCCGGTAAAGGCACCGCCGCCGACTGGTTGCTGGAGCAGGCCGGTGGTCACAACCTGGCGACCCACAGCGGCTACAAACCGTTTTCCGTGGAAACCCTCGCCAGCTTGAATCCTGAAGTGCTGGTCTTTGCCGATCGAGCCTTGACCGGCGAAGAAGCGCGCGCCGCGCTGTTCAAGGAAAATCCGATCTTGTCCTCGACCCGGGCCGCCAAGAGTGGGCGGGTCATGGAACTGGACCCGACGCTGCTGGTGGGCGGATTGGGTCCGCGCTTGCCGCAAAGCCTGGTGAAGCTCACCAACGGTTTCTATCCGGTCAAGACCCCATGACGGCGCTGGTCAAGCCACGCACTTTATTCATTGGGCTCGGCCTGCTATGCCTACTGGCGATCTGGTTGTCCCTGGCCTTGGGGCCGGTGAGCTTGCCGCTGCTCGATACCCTGCGCGCCGCCATGCGCCTGTCGGGCTTGCCGGTGGCTGCCGATGGCCTGAAACAGGCCGAACTGATCCTTGGCCAGATCCGCCTGCCGCGCACCTTGCTGGGGCTGGCGGTGGGCGGGGTATTGGCGTTATCCGGCGTGGCGATGCAGGGGCTGTTTCGCAACCCGCTGGCGGACCCGGGGCTGGTCGGGGTTTCCAGTGGTGCGGCGCTGGGGGCGGCGTTTGCCATCGTCGGCGGTTCGATGCTGGGCGGGCTGCCCGAAGCGCTGGGACCTTATCTCTTGTCACTGTGTGCGTTCCTCGGCGGGCTCGGGGTCACGGCGCTGGTCTATCGCCTCGGCCGGCGCAACGGTCAGACTCACGTCGCGACCATGCTCCTGGCCGGGATCGCCCTGACCGCGCTGTCCGGCTCGGCGGTCGGCTTGTTCACTTACCTGGCGGATGACGCGACCCTGCGCACCCTGACGTTCTGGAACCTGGGCAGCCTGAACGGCGCCACCTACGCGCGCTTGTGGCCCCTGCTGCTGGTCAGCGTCGGCGTGGCGATCTGGTTGCCGCGTCGGGCCCGTGCGCTCAACGCCTTGTTGCTCGGCGAGTCTGAGGCCGCGCACCTGGGCATTGACGTCGAACGGCTCAAGCGTGAGCTGGTGTTCTGCACGGCGCTGGGCGTTGGGGCCGCGGTGGCGGCTGCGGGCATGATCGGTTTTGTCGGGCTGGTGGTGCCGCATCTGGTAAGGCTGATGGCGGGCCCCGACCATCGCGTCCTGCTACCGGCTTCAATCCTGGCCGGGGCGAGCCTGCTGCTGTTTGCCGATCTGGTGGCGCGCCTCGCGCTGGCCCCGGCGGAATTGCCCATCGGCATTGTCACGGCATTCATCGGCGCACCGTTCTTCCTGTATCTGTTGCTGCGGGGGCGTGCCTGATGCTGCGAGCGCATGACCTGCATATTCTCCGGGGACGCAAAACCGTACTGGCGGATATCGACTTTCAGCTCAATCCCGGCGAAGTGCTCGGTGTGCTCGGCCCTAACGGTGCGGGCAAAAGTACGCTGCTGGCAGGCTTGTGTGGCGAGTTGCGTCCGGCCCGGGGCCAGGTCTGGCTCGACGACAGGCCCCTCGCCCAGTGGGGCGGCGCCGAGCGCGCCCGTCGTCTGGCGGTGTTGCCACAATCATCGACCCTGGATTTTGCATTCCGCGTGGAAGAGGTGGTCGGCATGGGGCGCCTGCCCCACCAGAGCGGCCAATTGCGGGACGCGCAGATCGTTGAGTCGGCATTACAGACCGCGGATGCCACGCACCTGTATGGCCGCAACTACCTGACCTTGTCCGGTGGCGAAAGCCAGCGGGTGCACCTGGCGCGGGTGCTGGCGCAACTGTGGCCGGGCGAGGTGGGGCAGACGCTGTTGTTGGACGAGCCGACTTCAATGCTCGATCCCTTGCACCAGCACACCATCCTGCAAGCGGTGCGTGAGTTCGCCGGTCGCGGTGCCGCCGTGCTGGTGATCCTGCATGACCTGAACCTGGCGGCGCGTTACTGTGACCGCCTGTTGTTGCTCGCGTCCGGCCGGCCGGTGGCTCTGGACACGCCCCGGCAAGTGCTGCGCCCGGAGCCGCTCAAAGCGGTATTCGGCCTGGAAGTGCTGGTGCAGTCCCATCCGGAGCGCGGGCATCCGTTGATCATCGCCCGCTGAGGCAATCTGGAGGATGCAGCTGTGCGCCTGTTTCTGATCCTGGCTTTGAGTGTGTTGACGGCTTGCCAAAGTATCGCGCCGCCTCCGGTCAACGGACGGATCCTTGACTTGCAAAGTGGCCAGGCCCTCTCGTCGCATGCCTTGGTCGCGCGCTTGGCGCAAGCTCCGCGTGTCGTGGTCGGAGAGCAGCACGACAACCGCGACCATCATATGTTGCAACGCTGGTTGCTCCAGGCCTTGGCCGAACAGCGAGCCCAAGGCAGCTTGCTCTTGGAGATGCTGACGCCCCAGCAGCAGCCGAAGGTCGACGCGGTCCGCCAGTTGCCGGCCTTGCCCAAGGATTTGCCCGGCGCGCTGGACTGGTCGCCGGGTTGGGATTGGAACCTGTACGGACCCGTGGTGGAGTTCGCCTTGCCTCAGCCTTATCCGGTGCTGGCAGCTAATCTCGACCGCACGGAGATCCAGCGCATTTATCATCAAATGCCCTCGGTGGAGGGCGAGCGCTCCAATTCGTCTCAGGTGAAGGAAAAGCTGCTGGGACAGATCCGCGAGTCCCACTGCGGCCTGCTGCCGGAATCGCAGATGCCGGCGATGCTGGCGGTCCAGCAGCAGCGAGACCGGCGAATGGCGGAGCAGTTGCTCAAGGCGCCGACGCCTGCATTGTTGTTTGCCGGTGCCTGGCATGGGCGAAAGGACGTCGGCGTGCCGCTGCATGTGCGGGACCTGGCCTCCAACGAAGCGCCGGTTGTGCTGATGCTGGCCGAGGAGGGGAGCGACGTTACGTCGGCTATGGCTGATTATGTGTGGTACACCCCGGCCACCCCGCCTCAGGATTACTGCGCGCAGATGCGTGGACAACACGGCAAGTGATATTCCGGGCAAAAAAAGACCCGGCAAAAGCCGGGTCAAATAACCGTGATTAGCCTGATGAGGAGATATCTGAGAGTCCGAACCAAGGGCTTTTCAAATATCGACCAGTCTCGCGACTGGATGTGGTAATCATAGCGATTCTCATTTCCAAGTCAAACAAAGTTTTTCGATTCGCCAAAAATAATGGGGCGGCGCGATGTGCGCGGCAAAAAACCGGGCGTCAGGCTTTGTGGCGAGCCGAAATGGCATCCAGCTGTTTATTGAGGGCTTCCTTGCGTTCAGCGGGAATATCGTTCCAATGCATGTCCATCAATGCGCCTTCGATGGCATACAGCAATACCTTTGAGGCCCGGAACCCGCGAGTGCGAACGGCGCGGTAGGCGTCCACCGCGCCGAGGCGGCGTAGATCCGAGGCGCTGTGGATGCCCACGGCATGCAGCCACTGGGCTGACGTCTTGCCCAGATTCTTCAGGTGTTGCAGTTCATCATTCATCGAGCCTCCTTGCGACGGCCGACTGGTGCAGTGGGCAAGCTTCTCAGGAGTGTAGCGGTCAGTAGGAAAAGCGTGATTGTTTGGTCGGAATCGACGCAAAACCTTCTAATGCATTACGCACGATAGAGTGCAGAACGACAAATACGGCACATCGTCCAGCGCAGGCGGGGGCGCTGGAGGTCTGTTCGATGCCGGGCCTCGGTTGCTTCAGGCTTAGCGGGTGCGGTAGCGCAGGCGTGTACCGAAATTCATCGACATCAGGATCTCATCGGCC includes:
- a CDS encoding sensor histidine kinase, whose protein sequence is MPMSFSLTQMILISAAYLAVLFGVAWISERGMIPRAIIRHPLTYTLSLGVYASAWAFYGTVGLAYQYGYGFLSSYLGVSGAFLLAPVLLYPILKITRTYQLSSLADLFAFRFRSTWAGALTTIFMLVGVLPLLALQIQAVADSISILTREPVQHRVALSFCALIILFTIFFGSRHIATREKHEGLVFAIAFESVIKLIAIGGVGLYALYGVFDGPQQLELWLLQNQTALAALHTPLQEGPWRTLLLVFFASAIVMPHMYHMTFTENLNPRSLVSASWGLPLFLLLMSLAVPLILWAGLKLGASTNPEYFTLGIGIAANSKALALLAYIGGLSAASGLIIVTTLALSGMALNHLVLPLYQPPAEGNIYRWLKWTRRALIVAIIMAGYGFYLMLGDGQDLANLGIVAFVATLQFLPGVLSVLYWPTANRRGFIAGLLAGILVWLVAMLLPLLGNLQGFYIPLLNMIYVLDDTSWHMAAIASLAANVLMFTLISLFTNASSEEASAAEACAVDNVRRPQRRELHAASPQEFATQLAKPLGAKAAQKEVEQALRDLYLPFDERRPYALRRLRDRIEANLSGLMGPSVAQDMVETFLPYKAGGENYVTEDIHFIESRLEDYHSRLTGLAAELDALRRYHRQTLQELPMGVCSLAKDQEILMWNKAMEELTGIAAQRVVGSRLSTLGEPWKGLLQGFIDLPDEHLHKQHLALDGQTRWLNLHKAAIDEPLAPGNSGLVLLVEDLTDTQMLEDKLVHSERLASIGRLAAGVAHEIGNPITGIACLAQNLREEREDDGELTEISGQILEQTKRVSRIVQSLMSFAHAGGHQHNDEPVCLAEVAQDAIGLLALNRRNFEVQFFNLCDPDHWVDGDPQRLAQVLINLLSNARDASPAGSAVRVKSEAFEHTVDLIVEDEGSGIPQNIMDRLFEPFFTTKDPGEGTGLGLALVYSIVEEHYGQITIDSPADVQSQRGTRIRVTLPRHVEATSAVN
- the gluQRS gene encoding tRNA glutamyl-Q(34) synthetase GluQRS, with amino-acid sequence MTTYIGRFAPTPSGHLHFGSLVAALASYLDARAAGGRWLLRMEDLDPPREEPGAQAAILTALQSYGFEWDGEMVRQSDRHEAYQRVIDRLFSQGLAYACTCSRKQLEPYQGIYPGLCRNAGHDTEDAAIRLRVPELEYHFTDRVQGEFRQHLGREAGDFVIRRRDGLYAYQLAVVLDDAWQGVTDIVRGADLLDSTPRQLYLQELLGLPQPRYLHVPLITQPDGHKLGKSYRSPPLTADQATPLLLRALRALGQQPGPELCDASPREVLAWGIRHWAASKIPRVLTLPEAQIP
- the dksA gene encoding RNA polymerase-binding protein DksA — encoded protein: MPTQAKQNQNQSLSGFEPYIPKEGEEYMGAPMRAHFTKILNKWKQDLMLEVDRTVDHMKDDAANFPDPADRASQEEEFALELRARDRERKLIKKIDKTLQLIEDEEYGWCESCGVEIGVKRLEARPTADMCVDCKTLAEIKEKQVGK
- a CDS encoding pyridoxal phosphate-dependent aminotransferase; the protein is MAQPYSARSRAIEPFHVMALLARANELQAAGHDVIHLEIGEPDFTTAEPIIQAGQAALAAGKTRYTAARGIPELREAIAGFYAQRHGVDIDPRRILVTPGGSGALLLTSALLVDPGKHWLLADPGYPCNRHFLRLIEGAAQLVPVGPDVRYQLTPDLVDRHWDHDSVGALVASPANPTGTILSRDELAGLSGAIKGHNGHLVVDEIYHGLTYGTDAASVLEVDDDAFVLNSFSKYFGMTGWRLGWLVAPSAAVSELEKLAQNLYISAPSMAQYAALACFEPATIEIFEQRRAEFARRRDFLLPALRELGFGIAVEPEGAFYLYADINAFGGDAFAFCQHFLETEHVAFTPGLDFGRHQAGHHVRFAYTQSLPRLQEAVTRIERGLRSWQG
- the sfsA gene encoding DNA/RNA nuclease SfsA; translated protein: MRFSPALEEGRLIRRYKRFLADIETVHGELLTIHCPNTGSMLNCMAEGARVWFSRSSDPKRKLPGTWEIGETPQGRLACINTARANPLIEEALRAGVIKELNGFIGLKREVAYGVENSRIDFRLDYADQTSAWVEVKSVTLGFDATNVAAFPDAVTLRGAKHLRELACLARDGVRAVQLYCVNLSGIDAVRPAQEIDPVYAAALREAVAAGVEVLAYGVTLTPEQIWVDRPLPVLLEPLQVDPDALVVLPAV
- a CDS encoding Rieske (2Fe-2S) protein, whose amino-acid sequence is MKYLCAAAELPDNNSRGFDIEGRKVLAVRRAGQAYVYLNRCPHRGVPLEWQPDQFLDPSASLIQCATHGALFLIESGECVAGPCAGQFLAALDSREDDQGIWVDL
- a CDS encoding hemin ABC transporter substrate-binding protein, coding for MRLNFHVAALCVVLLASQGALAADLPQRWVSAGGALSEWVSALGGESKLVGVDTTSQHPESLRALPSVGYQRQLSAEGVLSLRPQILVGTEEMGPPPVLAQIRAAGVPVELFSAAPSLEALQTNLRHLGQLLGAETKAAQLFDDYQQRLSQHAVRVNAARLKQKAPGVLLLVGNAGGKSLIAGKGTAADWLLEQAGGHNLATHSGYKPFSVETLASLNPEVLVFADRALTGEEARAALFKENPILSSTRAAKSGRVMELDPTLLVGGLGPRLPQSLVKLTNGFYPVKTP
- a CDS encoding iron ABC transporter permease, with product MTALVKPRTLFIGLGLLCLLAIWLSLALGPVSLPLLDTLRAAMRLSGLPVAADGLKQAELILGQIRLPRTLLGLAVGGVLALSGVAMQGLFRNPLADPGLVGVSSGAALGAAFAIVGGSMLGGLPEALGPYLLSLCAFLGGLGVTALVYRLGRRNGQTHVATMLLAGIALTALSGSAVGLFTYLADDATLRTLTFWNLGSLNGATYARLWPLLLVSVGVAIWLPRRARALNALLLGESEAAHLGIDVERLKRELVFCTALGVGAAVAAAGMIGFVGLVVPHLVRLMAGPDHRVLLPASILAGASLLLFADLVARLALAPAELPIGIVTAFIGAPFFLYLLLRGRA
- a CDS encoding heme ABC transporter ATP-binding protein, giving the protein MLRAHDLHILRGRKTVLADIDFQLNPGEVLGVLGPNGAGKSTLLAGLCGELRPARGQVWLDDRPLAQWGGAERARRLAVLPQSSTLDFAFRVEEVVGMGRLPHQSGQLRDAQIVESALQTADATHLYGRNYLTLSGGESQRVHLARVLAQLWPGEVGQTLLLDEPTSMLDPLHQHTILQAVREFAGRGAAVLVILHDLNLAARYCDRLLLLASGRPVALDTPRQVLRPEPLKAVFGLEVLVQSHPERGHPLIIAR
- a CDS encoding ChaN family lipoprotein, with the translated sequence MRLFLILALSVLTACQSIAPPPVNGRILDLQSGQALSSHALVARLAQAPRVVVGEQHDNRDHHMLQRWLLQALAEQRAQGSLLLEMLTPQQQPKVDAVRQLPALPKDLPGALDWSPGWDWNLYGPVVEFALPQPYPVLAANLDRTEIQRIYHQMPSVEGERSNSSQVKEKLLGQIRESHCGLLPESQMPAMLAVQQQRDRRMAEQLLKAPTPALLFAGAWHGRKDVGVPLHVRDLASNEAPVVLMLAEEGSDVTSAMADYVWYTPATPPQDYCAQMRGQHGK
- a CDS encoding TfoX/Sxy family protein, which translates into the protein MNDELQHLKNLGKTSAQWLHAVGIHSASDLRRLGAVDAYRAVRTRGFRASKVLLYAIEGALMDMHWNDIPAERKEALNKQLDAISARHKA